From Aquificota bacterium, one genomic window encodes:
- a CDS encoding NAD(P)/FAD-dependent oxidoreductase encodes MSKHVVVIGGGVGGIATAYNLRKLYKDLKVTVVSGRPYFGFTPSYPHLALGWRRFEDISIPLAGLLPKHGIDFINEDAESIDPEANKVKTKGGKEIGYDYLVIATGPKLVFGAEGQEQNSTSVCTAEHAIELNKRLEEFYRNPGPVVVGAIPGVSCFGPAYEFAFMLHHELKKRGLRHKVPITYITSEPYVGHLGLGGVGPSRRLMEDIMAERSIKWVANVKITKVEPDKVIYEDLEGKTYEAPCKLSMIMPRFMGPEVVASAGDKVANPANKMVIVNRCFQNPTYKNIFGVGVVTAIPPVEQTPIPTGAPKTGMMIEQMALAVAHNIVNDVRNNPDRYAPELSAMCIADMGGDAMGFFASPVLPPRSTVLYKKAVWMHYLKSAFEKYFLWKIRRGDVSPWFEEKGLEFLLKVHAIHLCSDCSGSPGSPC; translated from the coding sequence ATGAGTAAGCATGTGGTGGTAATAGGTGGCGGTGTGGGTGGTATAGCTACCGCCTACAACCTGAGAAAGCTTTATAAGGACCTTAAGGTCACCGTAGTATCTGGAAGGCCCTACTTTGGCTTTACCCCTTCCTATCCTCACCTTGCCCTTGGATGGAGAAGGTTTGAGGACATTAGCATACCATTGGCTGGTCTTCTACCAAAGCACGGTATAGACTTTATAAATGAAGATGCAGAAAGCATTGACCCAGAGGCAAACAAAGTAAAGACAAAGGGTGGAAAAGAAATAGGTTATGACTACCTTGTTATAGCAACTGGTCCCAAGCTTGTATTTGGTGCAGAAGGGCAAGAGCAAAATTCCACTTCTGTATGCACGGCGGAACATGCCATTGAACTAAACAAAAGGCTTGAAGAGTTTTATAGAAATCCAGGTCCTGTGGTTGTGGGTGCCATACCGGGAGTGAGCTGTTTTGGACCAGCTTATGAGTTTGCCTTTATGCTTCACCATGAGCTAAAGAAAAGAGGCTTAAGACATAAGGTTCCTATAACTTATATAACCTCTGAACCCTACGTGGGGCATTTGGGTCTTGGAGGCGTTGGTCCTTCAAGAAGGCTTATGGAAGATATTATGGCGGAGAGAAGTATAAAGTGGGTAGCCAACGTTAAGATAACCAAGGTGGAGCCAGACAAGGTAATATATGAAGACTTGGAAGGCAAAACCTACGAAGCGCCTTGCAAGCTTTCCATGATTATGCCAAGGTTTATGGGTCCAGAGGTGGTAGCCTCCGCAGGAGACAAGGTGGCAAACCCAGCCAACAAGATGGTTATAGTAAACAGGTGCTTCCAAAACCCCACCTATAAAAACATCTTTGGCGTTGGAGTGGTAACCGCCATACCACCGGTGGAACAAACACCCATACCCACCGGCGCACCAAAGACGGGTATGATGATAGAGCAGATGGCCTTGGCTGTGGCCCACAACATAGTTAACGATGTAAGGAACAATCCAGACAGGTATGCGCCCGAGCTGTCTGCCATGTGTATAGCGGATATGGGTGGTGATGCTATGGGCTTCTTTGCCTCTCCTGTGCTTCCACCAAGGTCAACTGTTCTATACAAAAAGGCTGTTTGGATGCACTACCTTAAATCCGCCTTTGAAAAGTACTTCTTGTGGAAGATAAGGCGTGGAGATGTATCTCCATGGTTTGAAGAGAAGGGGCTTGAGTTCCTTTTGAAGGTTCATGCCATACACCTCTGCTCCGATTGCTCTGGTTCTCCTGGGTCGCCTTGCTAA
- the petA gene encoding ubiquinol-cytochrome c reductase iron-sulfur subunit, with protein METSRRDLMGLAIGGLGAVGVLGVLYPIVKTLAPSAASLAGATVEVDVNSISEGQVRVVSWKGKPVFVVRLPQGFQWNGKTKEDRNRKLLQGQDAYAMVAVCTHLGCVPLWKPQGEAEYNYPVFHCPCHGGFYSPWGDNIAGPPPRPLYIPPQKREGNKLVIGEPGFIKELT; from the coding sequence ATGGAGACTTCCAGAAGGGACCTAATGGGTCTAGCCATAGGTGGTTTGGGTGCTGTTGGGGTCCTTGGAGTTCTTTACCCCATAGTTAAAACACTCGCTCCAAGTGCTGCATCACTTGCGGGTGCCACCGTAGAGGTGGATGTAAATTCCATTTCAGAAGGGCAGGTAAGGGTCGTATCTTGGAAAGGTAAGCCTGTGTTTGTTGTAAGGCTACCCCAAGGCTTTCAGTGGAATGGCAAAACAAAAGAAGATAGGAACAGGAAACTTTTACAAGGACAAGATGCCTACGCCATGGTTGCAGTATGCACACACCTTGGCTGTGTTCCTCTGTGGAAGCCTCAGGGAGAGGCAGAGTATAACTATCCTGTTTTCCACTGTCCATGCCATGGTGGTTTCTATTCACCATGGGGTGATAACATAGCCGGACCACCTCCTAGACCTCTTTACATACCACCACAAAAAAGAGAAGGAAACAAACTCGTTATAGGTGAACCTGGTTTTATAAAAGAACTAACATAA
- a CDS encoding cytochrome bc complex cytochrome b subunit: MLSRIGRWIDERAHLSDLWRSQMVDYKVPKNLTFPYVFGVFALVAFAIQIISGIFLTMYYQPNVHTAFDSANYTIMKEVPFMWLIRHVHAAGANFFLAVVYLHIFTGIYYNAYKKPRELTWIVGWVIYFVLLVTALTGYLLPWGQLSYWGMVVTAEIPTAIDSAPIIGKLKIGETVSIWMKGGYEIGQITLGRFFGLHIWLLPLILLLLVGIHLYLVRAAGISNPEGREIDKKKEGVPFHPYMTLKEGAYVMGYLAVFFFFVFFYMHHFLPPDNYDPADPFKTPAHIAPEWYLLAYYTIFRSIPDKFLGFVAFNLTLVFLLILPFLDFSPIKSARNRPLFFVMFIVLVISSMALTILGTMPPTPTNAMLGLIFTAGLFAFFLSLPIISIIEWGWYKAKGGEKQ; encoded by the coding sequence ATGCTAAGCAGGATAGGAAGATGGATAGATGAAAGGGCGCACCTTTCTGACCTATGGCGCTCTCAAATGGTAGATTATAAAGTGCCTAAAAACCTTACCTTTCCTTATGTCTTTGGAGTTTTTGCCTTAGTTGCCTTTGCTATACAGATAATCTCGGGTATATTCCTCACCATGTATTATCAGCCCAACGTTCACACCGCCTTTGATAGCGCTAACTACACCATAATGAAGGAAGTTCCCTTTATGTGGCTTATAAGACATGTGCATGCCGCTGGCGCAAACTTCTTCTTGGCTGTAGTTTATTTACATATCTTTACTGGCATATACTACAACGCATACAAAAAACCAAGAGAGCTTACATGGATAGTGGGATGGGTAATATACTTTGTGCTATTGGTTACAGCTCTAACTGGTTATCTACTTCCCTGGGGTCAGCTTTCCTACTGGGGTATGGTGGTAACGGCAGAAATACCCACCGCCATAGATTCTGCGCCTATAATAGGTAAGCTCAAAATAGGTGAAACAGTTTCCATATGGATGAAAGGTGGTTATGAAATAGGACAGATAACCCTTGGAAGGTTCTTTGGCTTACACATATGGCTCTTGCCTCTTATACTACTACTGCTTGTTGGTATACACCTCTACCTTGTACGTGCAGCTGGCATATCAAACCCAGAGGGTAGAGAAATAGACAAAAAGAAGGAAGGTGTGCCCTTCCATCCCTATATGACCTTAAAGGAAGGTGCCTATGTAATGGGCTACTTGGCAGTGTTCTTCTTCTTTGTGTTCTTCTACATGCACCACTTTTTACCACCAGACAACTACGACCCTGCAGACCCATTCAAAACACCGGCTCACATAGCACCAGAATGGTATCTACTTGCATACTACACCATATTTAGGTCCATACCCGATAAGTTCCTCGGCTTTGTTGCCTTTAACCTTACACTTGTTTTCCTTCTAATACTGCCATTCCTTGACTTTTCACCCATAAAGAGTGCCAGAAATAGGCCTCTATTCTTTGTTATGTTCATAGTGCTTGTAATATCTTCAATGGCCCTAACCATACTTGGCACCATGCCACCCACACCCACTAACGCCATGCTTGGACTTATATTTACCGCAGGCCTTTTTGCCTTCTTCCTATCGCTTCCAATCATATCCATAATAGAATGGGGTTGGTACAAGGCTAAAGGAGGTGAAAAGCAATGA
- a CDS encoding c-type cytochrome, whose translation MIKAIFFTVITVVFFYIIWINNIFAPHEHYEMPAQHAKIADDVKSYAKEGKQLFEQNCQSCHSVRYDAVYIASVQANPKLKTLQEKYGKVLPRNVYESVFHEDLMSLKESFGKVPPDLSTIYIVKGKEYLYNFILDPQKVLPGTSMPAVMAGRPEETAKIIAYLKSVAEPSPEEKGKRVLMGVGTIAYLIVMGVLLWIYRGRILKRMGLH comes from the coding sequence ATGATTAAGGCCATCTTTTTCACAGTTATAACGGTAGTCTTTTTCTACATCATATGGATAAACAACATCTTTGCTCCCCATGAACATTATGAAATGCCCGCTCAGCATGCCAAGATAGCCGATGATGTCAAGAGCTATGCAAAAGAAGGGAAACAGCTCTTTGAGCAAAACTGTCAATCTTGCCACTCTGTAAGGTATGACGCCGTATACATAGCTTCTGTGCAAGCAAACCCAAAGCTTAAGACTCTTCAAGAAAAATATGGCAAGGTGCTTCCAAGAAATGTGTATGAATCTGTATTCCATGAGGACCTTATGTCTCTCAAAGAATCCTTTGGTAAAGTACCTCCAGACCTGTCTACCATCTACATAGTAAAAGGTAAAGAATACCTTTACAACTTTATACTTGACCCTCAAAAGGTCCTGCCCGGCACATCCATGCCAGCTGTTATGGCCGGAAGGCCAGAAGAGACTGCAAAGATCATAGCCTATCTTAAATCTGTAGCTGAACCAAGCCCAGAAGAAAAGGGCAAAAGGGTGCTTATGGGCGTAGGCACAATAGCCTACCTTATAGTTATGGGCGTGCTTCTTTGGATATATAGGGGTAGAATACTCAAAAGGATGGGCCTGCACTAA
- a CDS encoding endonuclease III domain-containing protein: MRLEDLYKLLFDLYGPQGWWPVDEDYHKQKGTDKREEIIIGAILTQNTSWKNVERALENLKRYGELSLRFVRYTDMDKLKELIRPSGFYNQKAKRLKDVASFLDPTDKVQSVSREELLKVPGIGKETADAILLYAGDKLSFVVDKYTQRFMRRFMNIDGNYDSLKKFFEDNLPKDIEIYKEFHALIDEHAKRYCKSTPLCGECPLKRLCFSAGPSF, encoded by the coding sequence ATGAGGTTAGAAGACTTATACAAGCTTTTGTTTGACCTTTACGGCCCGCAGGGCTGGTGGCCTGTGGATGAAGATTATCATAAGCAAAAGGGAACGGACAAAAGGGAAGAAATCATAATAGGTGCCATACTTACCCAAAATACAAGCTGGAAGAATGTGGAAAGAGCTTTGGAAAATCTCAAAAGATATGGTGAGCTTTCCTTAAGATTTGTTAGATATACGGATATGGATAAACTAAAGGAACTTATAAGACCTTCCGGTTTTTATAACCAAAAGGCTAAAAGGCTAAAGGATGTGGCCAGCTTTTTAGATCCAACGGATAAGGTACAAAGTGTGAGTAGGGAAGAGCTTTTAAAGGTGCCCGGTATTGGAAAAGAAACGGCGGATGCCATACTGTTATACGCCGGAGATAAGTTAAGCTTTGTCGTAGATAAGTATACTCAAAGGTTTATGCGTAGGTTTATGAATATAGATGGAAATTATGATAGCTTAAAAAAGTTTTTTGAGGATAACCTGCCTAAGGATATAGAAATTTATAAAGAATTTCACGCCTTGATAGATGAACATGCAAAGAGATATTGTAAAAGCACTCCCCTTTGCGGGGAGTGCCCTTTAAAAAGGCTTTGCTTTAGTGCAGGCCCATCCTTTTGA
- a CDS encoding cation transporter — protein sequence MVEKTLKVEGMTCMHCVETVKKALYSVEGVSHVDVSLEEGIAKVRMEKDIPFSLLQSAVEEWGYKVVGEV from the coding sequence ATGGTGGAGAAGACTTTAAAGGTTGAAGGTATGACCTGTATGCACTGTGTAGAAACAGTAAAGAAGGCCTTATACTCCGTGGAAGGAGTATCCCATGTGGACGTTAGCTTAGAAGAGGGAATTGCCAAGGTGCGGATGGAAAAGGATATACCTTTTAGCCTACTACAATCCGCCGTAGAAGAATGGGGCTATAAAGTAGTAGGTGAGGTTTGA
- the mobA gene encoding molybdenum cofactor guanylyltransferase MobA, translated as MIECFVLAGGQSRRFGEDKLLYKIGDKRAIEHITETLKKVCDRLCVITKDVDKFSFLEGVEFIKDLLKKQYAIAGLYTALKNLHGEKALVISGDMPLIRKEVVEHLWLNSSPPLTLYKVRGKYYPLFAVYYRELLEPLEDYIKAGGERLMDFVLSLPYKALEERDVLPYDPDLFSFINMNTKEDAGLIIKLYGGEDFKG; from the coding sequence ATGATTGAATGCTTTGTGCTTGCAGGTGGCCAAAGCAGGCGCTTTGGTGAGGATAAACTACTCTATAAAATAGGTGATAAAAGGGCCATAGAACATATAACAGAAACTCTAAAAAAAGTATGCGATAGGCTTTGTGTTATCACAAAGGATGTGGATAAGTTTTCCTTTTTGGAAGGTGTGGAGTTTATTAAGGACCTTTTGAAAAAGCAATATGCCATAGCTGGGCTTTACACAGCCCTTAAAAATCTCCATGGCGAAAAGGCTCTTGTTATAAGTGGAGATATGCCTCTTATAAGGAAGGAAGTGGTGGAACATCTTTGGCTTAACTCTTCTCCACCTCTCACACTCTACAAGGTAAGAGGGAAATACTACCCTCTTTTTGCGGTTTATTATAGGGAGCTTTTGGAACCTCTTGAAGACTACATAAAGGCTGGGGGTGAAAGGCTTATGGATTTTGTATTAAGCCTTCCTTACAAAGCCTTAGAGGAAAGAGATGTATTACCCTACGACCCAGATTTATTTTCCTTTATAAACATGAACACAAAGGAGGATGCAGGACTTATAATAAAACTCTATGGTGGAGAAGACTTTAAAGGTTGA
- a CDS encoding lytic transglycosylase domain-containing protein yields the protein MRRGVWLAVFSCMLLTSCTPAVRQAILPKTDHQLNFVQKGSFYFSEEEERFIQREAQALGIPIPDREEIRKFINYYLSNKRSFELALQRANYYMPIIRPIVQKYNLPEELALLPVIESGFNNFAVSRSGAAGLWQFIPSTARRYGLRVDQYVDERFDVVKATDAAMRYLKDLYSMFGNWELALASYNCGENCVARRTGGVDFWTTQTLLPEETRNYVPAFFAVLLLANNPEKYGLSVRVEGISVAKKAMDRDTPTEEFIAKSGIKESLFKDLNPHIKKDVIPAGTFVYVPKEERNKEKEKVERLPNGAKLIIRE from the coding sequence ATGAGAAGGGGAGTGTGGTTAGCAGTATTTTCGTGTATGCTTCTCACCTCTTGTACTCCAGCGGTTAGACAGGCCATTTTACCCAAAACAGACCATCAGCTAAATTTTGTGCAAAAGGGTAGTTTTTACTTCTCTGAGGAAGAAGAGAGGTTTATACAAAGGGAAGCACAGGCTTTGGGAATACCAATACCAGACAGAGAAGAAATAAGAAAGTTTATAAACTATTATCTTTCAAACAAGCGTTCCTTTGAATTGGCTTTGCAAAGGGCCAATTATTACATGCCCATTATAAGGCCCATAGTGCAGAAATACAACCTTCCAGAGGAGCTTGCCCTTCTTCCTGTGATTGAAAGTGGGTTTAACAACTTTGCCGTCTCAAGGTCTGGCGCAGCCGGCCTTTGGCAGTTTATACCATCCACAGCAAGAAGGTATGGCCTTCGTGTGGACCAGTATGTAGATGAAAGGTTTGATGTGGTAAAGGCTACCGATGCAGCCATGAGATACCTTAAAGACCTATACTCTATGTTTGGGAACTGGGAGCTTGCCCTTGCAAGCTATAACTGTGGTGAGAACTGTGTGGCAAGGCGGACAGGGGGCGTGGACTTTTGGACAACTCAAACCCTGCTTCCAGAGGAAACAAGGAACTACGTGCCTGCCTTTTTTGCCGTTTTATTGCTTGCAAACAATCCAGAAAAATATGGACTTTCTGTAAGGGTAGAGGGCATATCGGTGGCAAAAAAGGCAATGGATAGGGATACACCTACGGAGGAGTTTATAGCAAAAAGTGGCATCAAAGAAAGCCTTTTTAAGGACCTTAACCCGCACATAAAGAAGGATGTTATACCCGCTGGCACCTTTGTTTATGTGCCAAAGGAGGAAAGGAATAAAGAAAAAGAAAAAGTTGAAAGGTTGCCTAATGGGGCAAAGCTTATTATAAGAGAATGA
- the rlmN gene encoding 23S rRNA (adenine(2503)-C(2))-methyltransferase RlmN, with product MELLTSYTLKELRARFEELGLEAYRANQVMNWVYKRFEDDFQKMTDLSKGHRELLSKHFKIHSLEPIDKVVAKDSIKYLFKTFDGHIIETVLIFERDHLTLCLSSQIGCAVGCKFCATAKDGLLRNLSTAEIIDQFLWVQKDASQKIRNVVFMGMGEPLANYEAVRKAVEILISPWGIDLSKRRVSVSTSGLISQIRKMAQDPMMREINLAVSINAPNQRIREELMPISKTNTLEDLIKTLAEFPYPPDRRIMLEYVIIKDVNDSTEDAHRLAKMLSPYRRKFKINLIPYNPDPSLPFERPPLEKVYAFQEVLRRYNLSVFVRLSKGVDVFGACGQLRSKRIQLMVK from the coding sequence ATGGAACTTCTAACATCCTACACATTAAAGGAGCTTAGAGCAAGGTTTGAAGAACTTGGCTTAGAAGCCTACAGAGCCAACCAAGTTATGAACTGGGTATACAAAAGGTTTGAAGATGACTTTCAAAAGATGACAGACCTATCCAAAGGGCATAGGGAGCTTCTGTCAAAGCATTTCAAAATCCACAGCCTTGAGCCAATTGATAAAGTTGTTGCAAAGGATTCCATAAAATACCTCTTTAAGACCTTTGATGGCCACATCATAGAAACAGTCCTAATATTTGAAAGGGACCATCTTACTCTGTGCCTTTCCTCCCAGATAGGATGCGCCGTAGGGTGCAAGTTCTGCGCCACAGCAAAAGATGGACTTTTGAGAAACCTAAGCACGGCTGAGATAATAGACCAGTTTTTATGGGTACAAAAGGATGCAAGCCAAAAGATAAGGAATGTGGTCTTTATGGGTATGGGTGAGCCCCTTGCCAACTATGAAGCTGTGAGAAAGGCCGTTGAAATATTGATAAGCCCTTGGGGTATAGACCTCTCCAAAAGAAGGGTTAGCGTATCCACCAGTGGTCTAATATCTCAGATAAGGAAGATGGCACAAGACCCTATGATGAGGGAGATAAACCTTGCAGTCTCCATAAATGCACCAAACCAACGGATAAGAGAGGAACTAATGCCCATAAGCAAAACTAACACTCTTGAAGACCTTATAAAAACCCTTGCAGAGTTTCCATATCCACCAGATAGAAGGATAATGCTTGAGTATGTGATCATAAAGGATGTGAATGACTCTACGGAAGATGCCCACAGGCTTGCCAAAATGCTTAGTCCATACAGGAGAAAGTTTAAGATAAACCTTATACCCTACAATCCAGACCCTTCCTTGCCTTTTGAAAGACCACCTCTTGAAAAGGTTTATGCTTTTCAGGAAGTTTTAAGAAGGTATAACCTTTCTGTTTTTGTAAGGCTTAGCAAGGGTGTTGATGTTTTTGGTGCCTGCGGACAACTTAGGAGCAAAAGGATACAGCTTATGGTAAAATAA
- the lepB gene encoding signal peptidase I — MRRVKEIPKWFKELVIVIIVVLFIRTFLVQAYNIPSGSMKPTLLVGDFILVNKLVYKLSEPQRGDIVVFKWPVNPQIDFIKRIIGMPGDTIEVKGEKVFINGKEVPLRFISKIQEDGTDKLIYEEILPNGVRHKIALYEYPFIPRKDAYYAKIPEGYYFVMGDNRDNSEDSRYWGLLPRENIVGKAFVIYFSGDIPPLESTDVNILTGFKQLFLAILNPRFERIGKSLIW; from the coding sequence ATAAGAAGGGTGAAAGAAATACCCAAGTGGTTTAAAGAACTTGTCATAGTTATAATTGTAGTGCTTTTTATTAGGACCTTCCTTGTACAAGCATACAATATACCATCTGGTTCTATGAAGCCTACTCTTCTTGTGGGAGATTTTATATTGGTTAACAAACTGGTTTACAAACTTTCCGAACCCCAAAGGGGTGATATAGTAGTCTTTAAATGGCCTGTGAATCCACAAATTGATTTTATAAAAAGAATAATAGGCATGCCAGGAGATACTATTGAGGTAAAAGGTGAAAAAGTATTTATAAATGGCAAAGAAGTTCCTTTAAGGTTTATAAGTAAAATACAAGAGGATGGAACAGATAAATTGATATATGAAGAAATTTTACCTAATGGTGTAAGACATAAAATTGCCCTATATGAATACCCTTTTATTCCCAGAAAAGACGCCTATTATGCAAAAATACCAGAAGGCTATTACTTTGTTATGGGAGACAACAGAGATAACAGCGAAGATAGTAGATATTGGGGTTTGCTTCCAAGGGAAAATATAGTAGGAAAGGCCTTTGTTATCTACTTCTCTGGTGATATACCACCATTGGAAAGCACTGATGTAAACATACTAACAGGCTTTAAGCAGTTGTTTTTGGCCATATTAAATCCTCGTTTTGAAAGGATAGGTAAAAGCCTTATATGGTAA
- a CDS encoding TlyA family RNA methyltransferase — MRLDVYLVEKGYAPTREKAQAMIMAGLVLVDGRVITKPGTKVKEGQKIEVKEPPKYVSRAGYKLEWALQRFNLNVKDMIALDVGSSTGGFTQCLLMHGVKRVYAVDVGRGQMDPKLRYDPRVVLYEETDARELTEEHIPQSVDLITVDVSFISARKVLPNVLRFLKEDGVLLVLVKPQFELEPKKVKKGIVREDEFKKEAILSVIEFLRSFGMNIGGVIKAKPKGTKGNEEFFVLAGKKLKNIDDINLVVEDAIREVV, encoded by the coding sequence TTGAGGCTTGATGTCTATTTGGTAGAAAAGGGCTATGCGCCAACCAGAGAGAAAGCTCAGGCCATGATAATGGCGGGCCTTGTTCTTGTGGATGGGAGGGTAATTACAAAGCCAGGCACAAAGGTAAAGGAGGGTCAAAAAATAGAAGTAAAAGAGCCACCTAAGTATGTTTCAAGGGCTGGTTATAAGCTTGAGTGGGCCTTGCAGAGGTTTAATTTAAATGTAAAGGATATGATAGCCCTTGATGTGGGTTCTTCTACTGGGGGCTTTACCCAGTGTTTACTTATGCATGGTGTAAAAAGGGTCTATGCGGTAGATGTGGGCAGGGGGCAGATGGACCCAAAGTTAAGATATGACCCAAGAGTGGTCCTATATGAAGAAACGGATGCAAGGGAGCTAACAGAGGAACATATACCCCAATCTGTGGATTTAATAACCGTAGACGTATCCTTTATATCAGCAAGAAAAGTGCTTCCTAATGTGTTAAGATTTTTAAAGGAGGATGGTGTATTGCTTGTGCTTGTAAAGCCTCAGTTTGAACTGGAACCAAAGAAGGTAAAAAAGGGTATAGTAAGAGAGGATGAGTTCAAAAAAGAAGCCATACTTAGCGTTATAGAATTTTTAAGGTCTTTTGGTATGAATATAGGGGGTGTGATTAAGGCTAAGCCTAAGGGGACAAAGGGCAATGAAGAGTTTTTTGTGCTTGCGGGTAAAAAGCTTAAGAATATTGATGATATAAACTTGGTGGTAGAAGATGCAATTAGGGAAGTTGTTTGA
- a CDS encoding YggT family protein produces MIKGILSLLINLLIVLVFLHAIGSWIPQVRESKFYVSLDRFISLLLDPIRRVIPPVSGLDFSPLVLLFILYLIKHLFKL; encoded by the coding sequence ATGATTAAGGGTATACTATCCCTACTTATAAACCTTTTAATAGTATTAGTTTTTTTGCATGCTATTGGTTCTTGGATACCACAGGTAAGGGAAAGCAAGTTTTATGTTTCTCTTGACAGGTTTATATCACTCCTACTTGACCCTATAAGAAGAGTAATTCCACCGGTAAGCGGTCTTGATTTCTCTCCCCTTGTTTTGCTCTTTATCCTTTATTTAATAAAACATCTTTTTAAACTTTGA
- the rplQ gene encoding 50S ribosomal protein L17 — MRHKVKKKHFDRTKEQRLALYRSLARAIIMEERIETSLQKAKAVKPFVERLITLGKKGDLTARRLALQLLPDKKAIRKLFEEIAPRFENRNGGYTRIIKLPDRRKGDGCELAILELVE, encoded by the coding sequence ATGAGGCACAAGGTTAAGAAAAAGCACTTTGATAGAACAAAAGAACAAAGATTGGCCCTTTATAGGTCCCTTGCGAGGGCCATAATAATGGAAGAAAGGATAGAAACATCTCTTCAAAAGGCAAAAGCAGTAAAGCCTTTTGTAGAAAGGCTTATAACCCTTGGGAAAAAAGGAGACCTTACCGCACGCAGATTAGCTCTACAGCTTCTTCCTGACAAAAAGGCAATTAGAAAGCTTTTTGAAGAAATTGCTCCAAGGTTTGAAAACAGAAATGGTGGATATACAAGAATAATAAAGCTTCCAGACAGAAGAAAGGGTGATGGATGCGAGCTTGCTATTCTTGAGCTTGTAGAATGA
- a CDS encoding DNA-directed RNA polymerase subunit alpha, with the protein MLREFIFPSKVYWEERTKTYGRLIVEPLERGFGITIGNSLRRTLLSSIEGTAITAVKIYGVYHEFSSIEGVQEDTLEIIANLKKVRFKLHNADVEILYLKKKGEGVVYAKDLSLPPNVEIINPDQKILTITDPEKEINMEIRIERGFGYVPTEEMEVLGEVGWILVDADFSPVRQVAFRVEKTRVEKRSDYDRLIMEIYTDGTKTPDEVIKEAVQLIVKNFSALENISYEVPVIEEPVAVVDEFIEKLSLPIEELDVSQRALNSIKRMGITTIGDLVRITEEDLKSTKNVGRKAINEIKEALKQMGLYLGMDIESRR; encoded by the coding sequence ATGTTAAGAGAATTTATATTTCCTTCAAAGGTTTATTGGGAAGAGAGGACAAAAACCTACGGAAGGTTGATAGTAGAGCCTTTAGAAAGAGGATTTGGTATAACCATAGGTAATTCATTAAGGAGGACCTTACTTTCTTCAATAGAAGGCACAGCCATAACCGCTGTAAAGATATACGGTGTTTACCATGAGTTTTCTTCCATAGAAGGCGTGCAAGAAGACACTCTTGAGATAATAGCCAACCTAAAAAAGGTTAGGTTTAAACTTCACAATGCAGATGTGGAGATACTATACCTTAAGAAAAAAGGTGAAGGTGTGGTCTATGCTAAGGATTTAAGTCTTCCACCCAACGTGGAGATTATAAATCCGGACCAAAAGATACTAACGATAACAGACCCAGAGAAAGAGATAAATATGGAAATAAGGATTGAACGTGGCTTCGGATACGTACCAACCGAAGAAATGGAAGTACTTGGAGAAGTTGGGTGGATATTGGTAGATGCGGACTTTTCTCCAGTAAGGCAGGTAGCCTTTAGGGTAGAAAAGACCAGAGTAGAAAAAAGGAGCGATTACGATAGGCTTATAATGGAAATATACACTGACGGTACAAAAACACCCGACGAGGTTATAAAGGAAGCTGTCCAGCTTATAGTCAAAAACTTTAGTGCCTTAGAGAATATCTCTTATGAAGTTCCTGTTATAGAAGAACCAGTTGCTGTGGTGGATGAGTTTATAGAAAAGCTTAGCCTTCCCATAGAGGAATTGGATGTTTCTCAAAGGGCGCTTAATTCCATAAAAAGAATGGGTATAACCACCATAGGCGACCTGGTAAGGATAACAGAAGAGGACCTAAAAAGCACAAAGAATGTGGGCAGAAAGGCGATTAATGAAATAAAGGAAGCCTTAAAACAGATGGGCCTATACTTAGGGATGGACATAGAAAGCAGGAGGTAA